The Cyclobacteriaceae bacterium DNA segment CATCCCCTCCGGTGGCCATGGCATTGGCGCAGGAATTTCCTGAAGTAGAAACGGCCACCCGCCTCGTCCCCATTCCGGAAGTGGAGCAACACCTCATCCGCTATGAAGAAAACCTGTTTTATGAAAAGATGGGTTACCTGGCCGATTCCACTTTCTTCGATGTGTTCTCGTTTGAATTTCAGGAAGGTGACCCCCTCACGGCACTTGATCGCCCCAACACCGTTGTGGTTACGGCTGAACTGGCCGAAAAGATTTTTGGAAAAACAGAAGCGTTGGACAAACCCATTATCATCAGCAGTGGTCAGTTTACTGATACGTTATTTATCAGTGGTGTACTTAAACCAAATCCCAAACCTTCGCATGTTAATGCATCCTTTTACATGAGCATGAATGGTCACCCCATGGGTGATTACATCAACTCGGTAACTACATGGGCTTGGCAAAATTTCATTAACAGTTATGTGAAGCTAAAACCGAATACATCACCCAATACGGTAGACGAAAAAATTCCTGCGCTGATTGAAAAACACTCAGGCGCAGATTTGAAAAATGCAGGCTTACACAAAGAGATGCACCTGCAGCCGTTGGATAAAATTCATCTCCACTCCGATTTTCAAAATTCATTCGGCATGGCTGAAGCCGATAATATCGAATACATCTACATCCTCGGATCAATCGGTGTATTTATTCTACTACTAGCCTGCATCAACTTCATGAACCTGACAACCGCCAAGGCCTCGCAGCGTGCTGGTGAAGTGGGCGTGCGTAAATCATTAGGTGCCACACGTCAAAATCTTATCCGACAGTTTCTAGGCGAATCCATGACCATTGTTTTATTGGCCTTGCTTTTAGCATTGATTATTGTGCAAATAGCCTTGCCCTTCTTCAATGATCTCACCCAGAAGGCACTAAGCCTTCAATCCATTAACCTATCCTTTGTGCTGGGTATCATGGTGCTTATCGGTATCGTTACTGCGTTGGTTGCAGGAAGTTATCCGGCATTTTTCTTGTCGTCATTTCAGCCCGCTATTGTTTTAAAAGATAAACGCCTGAGTGGCGGAAGCTCAAACTTCTTACGGAAGGGTTTGGTGGTATTTCAATTTGTTATTTCCATCACGTTAATCTCTTCCATTGTCATCATTCAGCGGCAATTGAACTTTATTCAAAGCAAGCCATTGGGGTTTGATCCGGAATACAAAATCATGATTCCCCTGCGTACCGATGAGGCCAAGCAACAGTATCTTCAATTAAAAAATTCGTTTGCTCAGATTGGTGGTGTTGAGAAGATTTCTGCAGCACGCAGTTTACCTTCCACACCCATGCTAAGTGATTTTGCTGTTTACCCGAAAGGTTCATCGCAAGATCGTGGCATCATGCACCGCAACACGGTAGTTGACGAAAACTATTTCGATCTGCTCGACATCAAATTACTGGCCGGAAGAACTCCGGTATATGAGACCGATAGTTTTTCCTGGGAGAACCCCAACCGTAAAATCATGGTTAACAAAGCCAGTCTGCAAACCCTGAATATTCCATTGGAAGAAGCACTGGGAACCCAATTGCTTTCCGAATGGCAAGGACAAACCTTTACCCATGAAATTATTGGGGTGGTTGACGACTTCCACCAATTTTCACTCCATGAATCGATTGCTCCGCTAATCTTCTGGATTCCGGCTAGTCGGGAGAATTATAATTTCATCATTGCTTCCGTAAGTCCGCAAAGTTACCAGCACATCA contains these protein-coding regions:
- a CDS encoding ABC transporter permease; amino-acid sequence: MFRNYLAIAIRNLLKHKAFSFINIGGLAVGMACCVLLVLYIHDEFSYEQHFTDHERIYRIYSVFSRDGNSESFPRTSPPVAMALAQEFPEVETATRLVPIPEVEQHLIRYEENLFYEKMGYLADSTFFDVFSFEFQEGDPLTALDRPNTVVVTAELAEKIFGKTEALDKPIIISSGQFTDTLFISGVLKPNPKPSHVNASFYMSMNGHPMGDYINSVTTWAWQNFINSYVKLKPNTSPNTVDEKIPALIEKHSGADLKNAGLHKEMHLQPLDKIHLHSDFQNSFGMAEADNIEYIYILGSIGVFILLLACINFMNLTTAKASQRAGEVGVRKSLGATRQNLIRQFLGESMTIVLLALLLALIIVQIALPFFNDLTQKALSLQSINLSFVLGIMVLIGIVTALVAGSYPAFFLSSFQPAIVLKDKRLSGGSSNFLRKGLVVFQFVISITLISSIVIIQRQLNFIQSKPLGFDPEYKIMIPLRTDEAKQQYLQLKNSFAQIGGVEKISAARSLPSTPMLSDFAVYPKGSSQDRGIMHRNTVVDENYFDLLDIKLLAGRTPVYETDSFSWENPNRKIMVNKASLQTLNIPLEEALGTQLLSEWQGQTFTHEIIGVVDDFHQFSLHESIAPLIFWIPASRENYNFIIASVSPQSYQHIIQQMEVKWKELVQRTPFEADFLSDSVKRQYQNDQRVSKIIFVFTTLAIIISCLGLYGLSVYVAERKVKEIGIRKVLGGSVSSIVGMLSKEFVILIIIALVIAAPVGYYAMNKWLQSFAYKIELNVVVFIITGIISLAIAWLTVGFESIKAAMANPVKSLRNE